In one Capricornis sumatraensis isolate serow.1 chromosome 1, serow.2, whole genome shotgun sequence genomic region, the following are encoded:
- the LOC138082107 gene encoding olfactory receptor 1L1-like produces MRWDNISSPSEFILLGLSSRPEDQKPLFVLFVTIYLVTLMGNLIIILAIYSDIHLQTPTYFFLKSLSFVDICYTTVIIPKMLMNFLSEAKTILYSECMTQTYFCLSFGNADSYVLGAMAIDRYVAICKPFHYITIMSYKCCVLLLIISLTIPFLHSLLHVHLLNQLTFCASNIIHHFFCELKAMLKLSCSSTYVNEIVIKTEGLSVVMAPFMCIIISYLRILTTVLKIPSAAGKYKAFSTCGSHLTVVSLFYGSISYVYFQPLNSYTVKDRIATVIYTMLTSMLNPFIYSLRNKDLKQGLGKLIGRIKSQ; encoded by the coding sequence atgagatGGGACAACATATCAAGTCCTTCTGAATTTATCCTACTGGGGCTCTCCTCTAGGCCTGAGGACCAGAAGCCTCTATTTGTCCTCTTTGTTACTATCTACCTGGTCACTCTGATGGGAAACCTCATCATTATCCTGGCCATCTATTCAGATATTCATTTGCAGACCCCCACGTACTTCTTTCTGAAAAGCCTGTCATTTGTTGATATTTGCTACACAACAGTTATTATTCCAAAGATGCTGATGAACTTCTTATCAGAGGCAAAGACCATCCTCTATAGTGAGTGCATGACCCAGACATACTTCTGCCTCTCCTTTGGTAATGCAGATAGTTATGTCCTAGGGGCCATGGCCATTGACCGCTACGTGGCCATATGCAAACCCTTTCATTACATCACCATCATGAGCTATAAATGTTGTGTCCTTCTACTGATAATCTCCCTCACCATCCCATTTCTTCATTCACTCCTTCATGTCCACTTGCTGAATCAACTCACCTTCTGTGCCTCCAACATTATCCATCACTTCTTCTGTGAACTCAAGGCAATGCTGAAGTTGTCCTGCTCATCTACGTATGTCAATGAGATAGTGATAAAGACAGAAGGACTGTCTGTGGTCATGGCCCCCTTTATGTGCATCATTATCTCTTATCTGAGGATTCTCACCACTGTTCTGAAGATCCCTTCTGCTGCTGGGAAGTACAAGGCCTTCTCTACCTGTGGCTCCCACCTCACCGTGGTGAGCCTGTTTTATGGGAGCATCAGCTACGTCTATTTCCAACCACTGAACAGCTATACCGTCAAGGATCGGATAGCAACAGTTATCTACACTATGTTAACTTCCATGTTGAACCCTTTCATCTACAGTCTGAGAAACAAAGATTTGAAACAGGGCTTGGGGAAACTGATAGGTAGGATAAAGTCACAATGA